From Micrococcus porci, one genomic window encodes:
- a CDS encoding luciferase family protein, which produces MFALDGVEEGHSTVSPATSRAVHLTGRPKERTPEVNLSPGRRWEPVHLHGVDDTSVHLVLPPERGVRLAELGWLEPHGYADFGTEWMLYGPRDEAELAVVVGIIEESLAYARG; this is translated from the coding sequence GTGTTCGCCCTCGACGGCGTCGAGGAGGGCCACAGCACCGTCTCGCCAGCAACGTCTCGCGCCGTCCACCTGACAGGCCGGCCGAAGGAGCGCACCCCGGAGGTCAACCTCTCACCAGGCCGGCGCTGGGAGCCGGTGCACCTGCATGGGGTGGACGACACGTCAGTGCACCTCGTCCTGCCGCCCGAGCGCGGCGTCCGTCTGGCCGAGCTCGGATGGCTCGAACCGCATGGCTACGCGGACTTCGGCACGGAGTGGATGCTCTACGGCCCGCGGGACGAGGCAGAGCTGGCCGTCGTCGTCGGGATCATCGAGGAGTCGCTCGCCTACGCGCGCGGCTGA
- a CDS encoding methionine synthase, translating into MTTLIPTTLVGSLPKPGWLAEEETLWSPWKLEGERLREGKLDALALAVADQERAGIDIVCDGEQTRQHFVTTFIEHLGGVDFDRRETVRIRDRYDASVPTVVGEVGRPAPVFVDDAKALRARTDRPIKWTLPGPMTMIDTLADRHYGSREKLAWEFARILNEEARELAAVGVDVVQFDEPAFNVFFDDVRDWGVATLERAAEGLTCETAVHICYGYGVKANNDWKATLGEEWRQYETSFPLLRESTIDTIALERHHSRVPAELIGLLRGKKVMVGAIDVASDEIETPEEVAATLRETLEFVDADKLIASTNCGMAPLARSVARDKTAALVAGARILREELGGE; encoded by the coding sequence ATGACCACCCTGATCCCCACCACCCTCGTCGGCAGCCTGCCGAAGCCCGGCTGGCTCGCTGAGGAGGAGACGCTCTGGTCGCCCTGGAAGCTCGAGGGGGAGCGGCTGCGCGAGGGAAAGCTCGACGCGCTCGCCCTCGCCGTGGCCGACCAGGAGCGCGCGGGCATCGACATCGTCTGCGACGGCGAGCAGACCCGCCAGCACTTCGTCACCACGTTCATCGAGCACCTCGGCGGCGTGGACTTCGACCGGCGTGAGACGGTGCGGATCCGTGACCGGTACGACGCGAGCGTGCCGACCGTCGTCGGGGAGGTGGGCCGGCCGGCGCCGGTGTTCGTGGACGACGCGAAGGCCCTGCGCGCGCGGACGGACCGGCCCATCAAGTGGACCCTGCCCGGGCCGATGACCATGATCGACACCCTCGCCGACCGCCACTACGGCAGCCGCGAGAAGCTCGCGTGGGAGTTCGCGCGCATCCTCAACGAGGAGGCGCGGGAGCTGGCGGCGGTGGGCGTCGACGTCGTGCAGTTCGACGAGCCCGCGTTCAACGTGTTCTTCGACGACGTCCGCGACTGGGGTGTGGCGACGCTCGAGCGTGCGGCCGAGGGCCTGACGTGTGAGACGGCCGTGCACATCTGTTACGGCTACGGGGTCAAGGCGAACAACGACTGGAAGGCCACGCTGGGCGAGGAGTGGCGCCAGTACGAGACGTCGTTCCCGCTGCTGCGCGAGTCCACGATCGACACGATCGCCCTGGAGCGGCATCACTCCCGGGTGCCGGCGGAGCTCATCGGCCTGCTGCGCGGCAAGAAGGTGATGGTCGGCGCGATCGACGTGGCGAGCGACGAGATCGAGACGCCCGAGGAGGTCGCGGCGACCCTCCGGGAGACCCTCGAGTTCGTGGACGCGGACAAGCTGATCGCGAGCACCAACTGCGGCATGGCGCCGCTGGCTCGCTCGGTGGCGCGGGACAAGACGGCGGCGCTCGTGGCCGGCGCGCGGATCCTCCGGGAGGAGCTGGGCGGAGAGTGA
- a CDS encoding PIN domain-containing protein has translation MARFSAVLDACVLVPIAQADTLLHLAEAGLYRPVWSGRILDETVRTLETMHPDMRASGAARHRAEVMDAAFDDARVEGWEQLVLGIDLPDPDDRHVVAAAIQGRADLIVTANLKDFPREVVESFDIEVQSPDEFFMNQLDLDPARVMTALAAQAGATRNPPLTVSDVLERLVPCGAPLFAEAARAQLWRVDAERP, from the coding sequence GTGGCTCGCTTCAGCGCGGTGCTCGACGCGTGCGTCCTCGTGCCCATCGCCCAAGCGGACACCTTGCTGCATCTGGCCGAGGCGGGCCTCTATCGGCCGGTATGGAGTGGGCGGATCCTCGACGAGACGGTGCGCACACTGGAGACGATGCATCCAGACATGCGTGCATCGGGGGCGGCGCGTCACCGTGCCGAGGTCATGGACGCCGCCTTCGACGACGCGCGGGTCGAGGGGTGGGAACAGCTCGTGCTCGGGATTGATCTTCCGGACCCCGATGATCGGCATGTGGTCGCCGCCGCGATCCAGGGTCGTGCTGACCTGATCGTCACGGCGAATCTGAAGGACTTCCCGCGTGAGGTCGTTGAGTCCTTCGACATCGAAGTGCAAAGTCCGGACGAGTTTTTCATGAACCAGCTCGACCTGGACCCGGCTCGAGTGATGACGGCTCTCGCAGCCCAAGCGGGAGCGACACGGAATCCTCCGTTGACCGTCAGTGACGTCCTGGAACGGCTGGTGCCGTGCGGTGCACCCCTGTTCGCGGAGGCCGCACGAGCCCAGCTCTGGCGGGTCGACGCTGAGCGACCTTGA
- a CDS encoding helix-turn-helix domain-containing protein, with protein MTATVNDKHTVLPPTDLEEMLDVGRFLDGLTQPAALVGPDGQKVPLPPEAFNVLRDVVEAMRVGKAITVAPVDQLLTTQEAANFLGISRPTLVRLLEEGALPYERTTGGRHRRIRLQDVVSYQQRKRGERRAALSDLVAEASSAELYDQKAESYREALRQARADLRGERG; from the coding sequence ATGACTGCGACGGTGAATGACAAGCACACGGTGCTGCCGCCGACGGATCTCGAGGAGATGCTCGACGTCGGCAGGTTCCTCGACGGCCTGACGCAGCCGGCCGCCCTGGTCGGCCCTGATGGGCAGAAGGTTCCCCTGCCGCCAGAGGCTTTCAACGTCCTGCGGGACGTCGTCGAGGCGATGCGGGTGGGCAAGGCCATCACGGTGGCGCCCGTCGACCAGCTGCTCACGACGCAGGAGGCGGCGAACTTCCTCGGCATCAGTCGTCCCACGCTGGTGAGGCTGCTCGAGGAGGGCGCGTTGCCGTACGAGAGGACGACCGGTGGTCGGCACCGACGCATCCGGCTCCAAGACGTCGTGTCCTATCAGCAGCGGAAGCGCGGGGAGCGGCGTGCCGCGCTGAGCGACCTCGTAGCGGAGGCCTCGTCTGCGGAGCTCTACGACCAGAAGGCGGAGTCCTACCGCGAGGCGTTGCGTCAGGCTCGCGCCGACCTCCGGGGTGAGCGCGGGTAG
- a CDS encoding putative oxygenase MesX, translated as MSHATLVPSTVPTRVDDLTFSIHTTPFDEDYTPAASTRATTNFANLARGADRRENLRAALAMIDGRLNDLAPWDNPERDRYTARIEIVSIDVHFTADDGADVDFPLMEMLDVRVVERETGAVLGRSVGNNFSSYVRDHDFSVVLPAHAATSPGTEEPDGFGDLHGRLFRHLLDSQAYRERFPQPPVICISVSTSRTYRRLTNEHPVLGVEYRQDEPSRTDRYFGRMGLGIRCFLPRGAVAPLAFYSRGDLLNDHANLSLAGLIATMETFQRIYRPEIYNANAGAGEVYRPRLDHGDFSQTRIAYDREERARLGREQGEYTQEHFVGPHRDLLERWAAAHAARDTEETR; from the coding sequence ATGAGCCACGCCACCCTTGTCCCGAGCACCGTGCCCACCCGCGTGGACGACCTGACGTTCAGCATCCACACCACGCCGTTCGACGAGGACTACACGCCCGCCGCCAGCACGCGCGCCACCACGAACTTCGCCAACCTCGCCCGCGGCGCGGACCGGCGGGAGAACCTGCGCGCCGCCCTGGCCATGATCGACGGGCGCCTCAACGACCTCGCCCCCTGGGACAACCCGGAGCGGGACCGCTACACGGCGCGGATCGAGATCGTCTCGATCGACGTGCACTTCACCGCCGACGACGGCGCGGACGTCGACTTCCCGCTCATGGAGATGCTCGACGTGCGGGTGGTCGAGCGTGAGACGGGCGCCGTGCTCGGCCGCAGTGTGGGGAACAACTTCTCCTCCTACGTCCGTGACCACGACTTCTCCGTGGTGCTGCCCGCGCACGCGGCGACGTCGCCGGGGACCGAGGAGCCCGACGGCTTCGGCGACCTGCACGGGCGGCTGTTCCGGCACCTGCTCGACTCGCAGGCGTACCGGGAGCGGTTCCCGCAGCCGCCCGTGATCTGCATCAGCGTGTCCACGAGCCGCACCTACCGGCGGCTGACGAACGAGCACCCGGTGCTCGGGGTCGAGTACCGCCAGGACGAACCCTCCCGCACGGACCGTTACTTCGGCCGGATGGGCCTGGGGATCCGGTGCTTCCTGCCGCGCGGGGCCGTGGCGCCGCTGGCGTTCTACTCGCGGGGCGACCTGCTCAACGACCACGCGAACCTCTCCCTGGCCGGGCTGATCGCCACCATGGAGACCTTCCAGCGGATATACCGGCCGGAGATCTACAACGCGAACGCCGGGGCCGGCGAGGTCTACCGGCCGCGCCTGGACCACGGTGACTTCTCGCAGACCCGGATCGCCTACGACCGCGAGGAGCGGGCCCGCCTCGGCCGGGAGCAGGGGGAGTACACGCAGGAGCACTTCGTGGGCCCGCACCGCGACCTGCTGGAGCGCTGGGCCGCCGCCCACGCCGCACGAGACACCGAGGAGACCCGATGA